A single region of the Vagococcus teuberi genome encodes:
- the rplC gene encoding 50S ribosomal protein L3 — protein MTKGILGKKVGMTQIFTENGELIPVTVIEATPNVVLQVKTVETDGYEAIQVGFQDKRDILSNKPAKGHVAKANTTPKRFIREFNDVELGEYEVGKEITVDVFQAGDIVDVTGTTKGHGFQGAIKRHGQSRGPMAHGSRYHRRPGSMGGASDPSRVFKGKKLAGRMGGDRVTVQNLEIVRVDADKNVILVKGNVPGAKKSLIEIKTAVKAAK, from the coding sequence ATGACCAAAGGAATCTTAGGTAAAAAAGTAGGTATGACACAAATATTTACAGAAAACGGCGAGTTAATCCCCGTAACAGTAATTGAAGCAACTCCAAACGTTGTTTTACAAGTTAAAACTGTTGAAACTGATGGATACGAAGCTATCCAAGTTGGTTTCCAAGACAAACGTGATATTTTGTCAAACAAACCTGCTAAGGGTCATGTTGCAAAAGCAAATACGACTCCTAAGCGCTTCATTAGAGAATTCAATGATGTTGAGCTGGGAGAATATGAAGTAGGTAAAGAAATCACTGTTGATGTTTTCCAAGCAGGAGACATTGTTGATGTCACAGGTACAACTAAAGGACACGGCTTCCAAGGTGCTATCAAGCGTCATGGACAATCTCGTGGACCAATGGCACATGGTTCTAGATACCATCGTCGTCCAGGTTCAATGGGTGGAGCGTCTGATCCATCACGTGTATTTAAAGGCAAAAAACTTGCTGGACGTATGGGTGGAGATCGTGTTACCGTTCAAAACCTTGAAATCGTAAGAGTAGATGCAGATAAAAATGTTATTTTAGTAAAAGGTAATGTACCTGGTGCTAAAAAATCATTAATTGAAATAAAAACAGCTGTTAAGGCTGCTAAATAA
- the rplW gene encoding 50S ribosomal protein L23 — protein MELIDVIKRPVITEMSVAAMDEKKYTFEVDVRANKTLVKQAVESVFDVKVKKVNIMNVKPKLKRMGRHAGYTKKRRKAIVQLTEDSKEIQIFDAE, from the coding sequence ATGGAATTAATCGACGTAATTAAACGCCCAGTTATTACAGAAATGTCTGTAGCAGCTATGGACGAAAAAAAATACACGTTTGAAGTTGACGTAAGAGCCAACAAAACATTAGTTAAGCAAGCTGTAGAATCAGTTTTCGACGTTAAAGTTAAAAAAGTGAACATCATGAACGTTAAACCTAAACTTAAAAGAATGGGTAGACACGCTGGTTACACTAAGAAACGTCGTAAAGCGATTGTACAACTAACAGAAGATTCAAAAGAAATTCAAATTTTTGATGCTGAATAA
- the rplP gene encoding 50S ribosomal protein L16 encodes MLVPKRVKHRREFRGKMRGEAKGGKEIAFGEYGLQAVDSHWITNRQIEAARIAMTRHMKRGGKVWIKIFPHKSYTSKAIGVRMGSGKGAPEGWVAPVKRGKIMFEVAGVPEDVAREALRLASNKLPIKTKIVKREEMGGESNEG; translated from the coding sequence ATGTTAGTACCTAAACGTGTAAAACACCGTCGTGAATTTAGAGGTAAAATGCGTGGTGAAGCTAAAGGTGGTAAAGAAATCGCATTTGGTGAATACGGCTTACAAGCTGTTGATTCTCATTGGATTACTAACCGTCAAATAGAAGCTGCCCGTATCGCAATGACTCGTCACATGAAACGTGGTGGGAAAGTATGGATTAAAATTTTCCCTCACAAATCATATACATCAAAAGCAATTGGTGTTCGTATGGGTTCTGGTAAAGGGGCTCCTGAAGGATGGGTTGCACCAGTAAAACGTGGAAAAATCATGTTTGAAGTTGCCGGCGTTCCTGAAGATGTAGCTCGTGAAGCATTAAGACTTGCTTCTAACAAGTTACCTATTAAAACAAAAATTGTAAAACGTGAAGAAATGGGTGGTGAATCGAATGAAGGTTAA
- the rpmC gene encoding 50S ribosomal protein L29 — MKVKDIRELTTTEMIAKEKEYKEELFNLRFQLATGQLENTARISEVRKSIARIKTVLREEAAK, encoded by the coding sequence ATGAAGGTTAAAGATATCAGAGAATTAACCACTACCGAAATGATCGCTAAAGAGAAAGAGTATAAAGAAGAACTTTTCAACTTACGTTTCCAATTAGCAACAGGTCAATTAGAAAATACAGCGCGAATTTCAGAAGTTCGTAAATCGATTGCACGCATCAAAACAGTTTTGCGTGAAGAAGCTGCTAAGTAA
- the rpsH gene encoding 30S ribosomal protein S8 has product MVMTDPIADFLTRIRNANIVKHESLEVPASTIKLEIAKILQREGFVREVEFIEDDKQGIIRVFLKYGKNDERVITNLKRISKPGLRVYVKADEVPKVLNGLGIAIISTSEGILTDKEARERNTGGEVLAYVW; this is encoded by the coding sequence ATGGTGATGACAGATCCAATTGCAGACTTCTTAACGCGTATTCGTAATGCGAATATCGTAAAACACGAATCATTAGAAGTGCCTGCATCAACAATCAAACTTGAAATCGCAAAAATCTTACAACGTGAAGGTTTTGTGCGTGAAGTAGAATTCATCGAAGATGACAAACAAGGAATCATCCGTGTTTTCTTAAAATATGGTAAAAACGACGAACGCGTTATTACTAACTTAAAACGTATCTCTAAACCAGGTTTACGTGTTTATGTAAAAGCTGATGAAGTACCTAAAGTATTAAATGGTTTAGGTATAGCTATTATCTCAACTTCAGAAGGTATCTTAACTGATAAAGAAGCAAGAGAGCGTAACACTGGTGGAGAAGTACTAGCATACGTTTGGTAA
- the rpsS gene encoding 30S ribosomal protein S19, protein MGRSLKKGPFVDEHLMKKVEAQKDQPKKKVIKTWSRRSTIFPNFIGYTIAVYDGRKHVPVYIQEDMVGHKLGEFAPTRTYRGHAADDKKTNR, encoded by the coding sequence ATGGGTCGTAGCTTAAAAAAAGGACCTTTTGTCGATGAACACTTAATGAAAAAAGTGGAAGCACAAAAAGATCAACCGAAAAAGAAAGTAATTAAAACTTGGTCACGTCGTTCTACAATTTTTCCAAACTTTATAGGATATACTATCGCAGTATATGATGGAAGAAAACATGTTCCTGTTTACATTCAAGAAGACATGGTAGGACATAAACTAGGTGAATTCGCACCAACAAGAACTTATCGCGGACACGCTGCTGACGATAAAAAAACAAATCGCTAA
- the rplE gene encoding 50S ribosomal protein L5: MNRLKEKYLNEVTPSLVEKFNYSSVMQTPKVDKIVINMGVGDAVSNSKNLDKAVEELALISGQKPIITKAKKSIAGFRLREGMPIGCKVTLRGERMYEFLDKLVSVSLPRVRDFHGISKKSFDGRGNYTLGVKEQLIFPEVDYDLVDKVRGMDIVIVTTANTDEEARELLGQLGMPFQK, encoded by the coding sequence ATGAACCGCCTAAAAGAAAAGTATCTTAATGAAGTAACACCATCATTGGTGGAAAAATTTAATTACTCTTCTGTTATGCAAACACCTAAAGTTGATAAAATCGTTATTAACATGGGTGTTGGTGATGCAGTATCAAATAGTAAAAACTTAGATAAAGCTGTTGAAGAACTTGCTTTAATCTCTGGACAAAAACCAATTATCACAAAAGCTAAAAAATCTATCGCTGGTTTCCGTTTACGTGAAGGAATGCCAATCGGATGTAAAGTAACTTTACGTGGAGAAAGAATGTACGAATTTTTAGATAAATTAGTATCTGTCTCTTTACCTCGTGTACGTGACTTCCATGGTATCAGCAAAAAATCATTTGACGGACGTGGAAATTACACTTTAGGTGTAAAAGAACAATTAATTTTCCCTGAAGTTGATTATGATTTAGTAGATAAAGTTCGAGGAATGGACATTGTTATTGTTACAACTGCTAATACTGATGAGGAAGCTCGTGAGTTATTAGGTCAACTTGGAATGCCATTCCAAAAATAA
- the rpmD gene encoding 50S ribosomal protein L30 → MSELKITLKRSVIGRPQNQRDTVKALGLKKTNSTVVKPNNEAIKGMVNTISHLVDVEEI, encoded by the coding sequence ATGAGCGAATTAAAAATTACGTTAAAGCGTAGTGTCATTGGACGTCCTCAAAACCAACGTGATACAGTGAAAGCTTTAGGCTTGAAAAAAACTAATTCTACAGTCGTGAAACCTAACAATGAAGCGATTAAAGGAATGGTTAACACTATATCACATTTAGTGGACGTTGAAGAAATTTAA
- the rplR gene encoding 50S ribosomal protein L18, which produces MISKPDKNKVRQKRHRRVRSKISGTAECPRLNVFRSNKNIYAQLIDDVAGVTLASASTVDKDIAGENKTEAATAVGASIAKKATEKGIKEVVFDRGGYLYHGRVAALAEAARENGLEF; this is translated from the coding sequence GTGATTTCAAAACCAGATAAAAATAAAGTACGCCAAAAGAGACATCGCCGCGTACGTAGTAAAATCTCTGGTACTGCCGAGTGCCCACGCTTGAACGTATTCCGTTCTAACAAAAACATCTACGCTCAATTAATTGATGACGTAGCGGGTGTGACACTTGCAAGTGCCTCTACTGTTGATAAAGATATCGCAGGAGAAAACAAAACTGAAGCAGCTACAGCTGTAGGAGCTTCAATTGCTAAAAAAGCAACAGAAAAAGGTATTAAAGAAGTAGTCTTTGACCGTGGTGGATACCTTTACCATGGACGTGTAGCTGCATTAGCTGAAGCAGCACGTGAAAATGGACTAGAATTTTAG
- the rpsC gene encoding 30S ribosomal protein S3, with product MGQKINPIGMRVGVIRDWDAKWYAEKEYAEYLHEDLNIRKFISTRLADASVSTIEIERAANRVNVSIHTAKPGMVIGKGGSEVEALRKELNKLTGKRVHINIVEIKKPDLDAKLVAEGIARQLENRVAFRRAQKQAIQRTMRSGAQGIKTLVSGRLNGADMARSEGYSEGTVPLHTLRADIDYAWEEADTTYGKLGVKVWIYRGEILPEKKNTEKGGK from the coding sequence GTGGGTCAAAAAATTAATCCAATTGGAATGCGTGTCGGCGTCATTCGTGACTGGGATGCGAAATGGTATGCAGAAAAAGAATACGCTGAATACCTGCATGAAGATTTGAACATTCGTAAATTCATTTCGACTAGATTGGCTGATGCTTCTGTTTCAACCATTGAAATCGAACGTGCTGCAAATCGCGTGAACGTTTCAATTCATACTGCTAAACCTGGTATGGTTATTGGTAAAGGCGGATCTGAAGTTGAAGCTTTACGTAAAGAATTAAACAAATTAACTGGTAAACGAGTTCACATTAACATCGTTGAAATCAAAAAACCAGATTTAGATGCTAAATTAGTAGCAGAAGGAATTGCACGTCAATTAGAAAATCGTGTAGCATTCCGTCGTGCTCAAAAACAAGCTATCCAACGTACAATGAGATCAGGTGCTCAAGGTATCAAAACTCTTGTATCTGGACGTTTAAATGGTGCTGATATGGCACGTTCTGAAGGTTATTCTGAAGGAACTGTTCCATTGCATACATTAAGAGCAGATATTGATTATGCTTGGGAAGAAGCAGATACAACATACGGAAAACTAGGAGTTAAAGTGTGGATTTATCGTGGAGAAATTCTTCCTGAAAAGAAAAACACTGAGAAAGGAGGGAAATAA
- the rplF gene encoding 50S ribosomal protein L6 has protein sequence MSRIGNKPVVVPAGVTITQSGNTVTVKGPKGELTREFSPNITLNISEGEVVLTRPDDTKENKTLHGTMRANLNNMVVGVSEGFEKALELIGVGYRAQLQGKKLVLNVGYSHPVEFETPEGITIEVPSNTQIVVKGSNKEVVGEFSANIRGVRPPEPYKGKGIRYVGEHVRRKEGKTGK, from the coding sequence GTGAGTCGTATCGGAAATAAACCAGTCGTAGTTCCTGCAGGTGTTACAATAACACAATCAGGAAACACTGTTACGGTTAAAGGTCCAAAAGGTGAATTAACTCGTGAGTTTTCACCAAATATTACGTTAAACATTTCAGAAGGTGAAGTTGTCTTAACTCGTCCTGATGATACTAAAGAAAACAAAACCTTACATGGTACAATGCGTGCTAACTTAAACAACATGGTTGTTGGTGTTAGTGAAGGGTTTGAAAAAGCTCTTGAACTAATCGGGGTTGGTTACCGTGCTCAATTACAAGGGAAAAAGCTTGTATTAAACGTTGGATATTCTCATCCAGTTGAGTTTGAAACGCCAGAAGGTATCACAATTGAAGTTCCTTCAAACACACAAATCGTTGTAAAAGGGTCTAACAAAGAAGTTGTTGGAGAATTTTCAGCGAACATTCGTGGAGTACGTCCTCCTGAGCCTTACAAAGGTAAAGGTATTCGCTATGTTGGCGAACATGTAAGACGTAAAGAAGGTAAAACTGGTAAATAA
- the rplV gene encoding 50S ribosomal protein L22, producing the protein MSEERITSAKATAKTIRTSPRKTRLVVDLIRGKQVGEAISILKFSPNKAAGIVEKVLMSAIANAENNFDLDVEDLVVSEVFVNEGPTMKRFRPRAKGSASPINKRTSHITVVVSEK; encoded by the coding sequence ATGTCAGAAGAAAGAATTACTTCAGCTAAAGCAACAGCTAAAACAATTCGCACTTCACCTCGTAAGACAAGACTTGTTGTTGACCTAATCAGAGGTAAACAAGTAGGAGAAGCAATTTCAATCTTGAAATTCTCACCTAACAAAGCAGCAGGTATTGTTGAAAAAGTGCTTATGTCAGCTATTGCTAACGCAGAAAACAACTTTGATTTAGATGTTGAAGATTTAGTAGTATCAGAAGTATTTGTAAATGAAGGACCAACAATGAAACGCTTCCGTCCTCGTGCAAAAGGATCTGCTTCACCTATCAACAAAAGAACAAGTCATATTACAGTAGTAGTATCAGAAAAATAA
- the rplD gene encoding 50S ribosomal protein L4 gives MTSVALYKQDGTQNGEIELNEAIFGIEPNESVVYDAIIMQRASLRQGTHAVKNRSAVRGGGRKPWRQKGTGRARQGSIRSPQWRGGGVVFGPTPRSYGYKLPKKVRRLAIKSVLSEKVAENKLVVVEGLAFDAPKTKEFKQVLENLSVDTKVLVVLEGGNDFAALSGRNLPNVSIVESNNVSVLDVVAADKLLVTKTALTQIEEVLA, from the coding sequence ATGACATCTGTAGCATTATATAAACAAGATGGAACTCAAAATGGCGAAATTGAATTAAATGAAGCTATTTTTGGCATCGAGCCAAACGAAAGTGTTGTCTACGATGCAATTATCATGCAACGTGCTTCTTTAAGACAAGGAACTCACGCTGTTAAAAACCGTAGCGCTGTACGCGGTGGAGGACGTAAACCATGGCGTCAAAAAGGAACAGGTCGTGCGCGTCAAGGATCTATCCGCTCACCACAATGGCGTGGAGGTGGAGTTGTCTTTGGACCAACACCACGTTCTTATGGCTACAAATTACCTAAAAAAGTTCGTCGTTTAGCAATCAAATCTGTTTTATCAGAAAAAGTTGCTGAAAACAAACTAGTTGTTGTTGAAGGTTTAGCTTTCGACGCACCAAAAACAAAAGAATTTAAACAAGTTTTAGAAAACTTAAGTGTTGATACTAAAGTTTTAGTAGTACTAGAGGGTGGCAATGACTTTGCTGCTTTATCAGGACGTAACTTACCAAATGTTTCTATTGTAGAATCAAACAACGTAAGCGTACTTGACGTAGTTGCTGCTGACAAACTATTAGTGACTAAAACTGCTCTAACTCAAATAGAGGAGGTGCTTGCATAA
- the rplX gene encoding 50S ribosomal protein L24 translates to MFVKKGDKVKVISGKDKNKEGIVLQAFPKKDRVIVEGVNIMKKHQKPSATAPQGGIIEMEASIHVSNVMVVDPSNGEPTRVGYKEVDGKKVRVSKKTGEVLDK, encoded by the coding sequence ATGTTCGTTAAAAAAGGCGATAAAGTAAAAGTTATCTCAGGTAAAGATAAAAACAAAGAGGGAATCGTACTCCAAGCATTTCCAAAGAAAGATCGCGTCATCGTTGAAGGTGTTAACATTATGAAAAAACACCAAAAACCTAGCGCGACAGCTCCACAAGGTGGAATTATCGAAATGGAGGCATCTATTCACGTTTCTAATGTAATGGTGGTTGATCCATCTAATGGTGAACCAACACGTGTAGGATACAAAGAAGTAGATGGCAAAAAAGTACGTGTTTCTAAGAAAACTGGAGAAGTTTTAGATAAATAA
- the rplN gene encoding 50S ribosomal protein L14, translating into MIQQESRMKVADNSGAREVLTIKVLGGSGRKTANIGDVVVCTVKQATPGGVVKKGEVVKAVIVRTKSGARRSDGSYIKFDENACVIIRDDKSPRGTRIFGPVARELRDNNFMKIVSLAPEVL; encoded by the coding sequence GTGATCCAACAAGAAAGTCGTATGAAAGTTGCTGACAACTCAGGAGCTCGTGAAGTACTTACAATTAAAGTACTTGGTGGTTCTGGTCGTAAAACAGCAAATATCGGTGACGTTGTGGTTTGTACGGTTAAACAAGCAACACCAGGTGGAGTTGTTAAAAAAGGCGAAGTAGTTAAAGCTGTTATCGTTCGTACAAAATCAGGAGCTCGTCGTAGTGACGGTTCTTATATCAAATTTGATGAAAATGCATGTGTGATTATTCGTGATGACAAGAGCCCACGTGGTACTCGTATCTTTGGGCCAGTTGCTCGTGAATTACGTGACAACAACTTTATGAAAATAGTCTCACTAGCACCAGAAGTGTTATAA
- the tuf gene encoding elongation factor Tu: MAKEKFDRSKAHVNIGTIGHVDHGKTTLSAAIATVLAKKNGGEASSYADIDNAPEEKERGITISTSHIEYETDTRHYAHVDCPGHADYVKNMITGAAQMDGAILVVSAADGPMPQTREHILLSRNVGVPYIVVFLNKMDMVDDEELLELVEMEVRDLLSEYDFPGDDTPIVAGSALKALEGDASYEEKILELMAAVDEYIPTPERDTDKPFMMPVEDVFSITGRGTVATGRVERGQVRVGDEVELVGIAEETAKTTVTGVEMFRKLLDYAEAGDNIGALLRGVAREDIQRGQVLAAPGTITPHTKFKAEVYVLSKEEGGRHTPFFTNYRPQFYFRTTDVTGVCQLPEGTEMVMPGDNVAMDVELIHPIAIEDGTRFSIREGGRTVGSGVVTEIVG, from the coding sequence ATGGCAAAAGAAAAATTTGACCGTTCGAAAGCCCATGTAAACATCGGTACAATCGGACACGTTGACCACGGTAAAACAACTTTATCTGCAGCAATCGCAACAGTTTTAGCTAAGAAAAACGGTGGAGAAGCTTCATCATATGCTGATATTGATAACGCTCCAGAAGAAAAAGAACGTGGAATCACAATCTCTACTTCTCATATCGAATATGAAACTGACACTCGTCACTACGCACACGTTGACTGCCCAGGACATGCTGACTACGTTAAAAACATGATCACTGGTGCTGCTCAAATGGACGGCGCGATCTTAGTAGTATCTGCTGCTGATGGTCCAATGCCACAAACTCGTGAGCACATTCTTTTATCTCGTAACGTTGGTGTTCCATACATCGTTGTTTTCTTAAACAAAATGGATATGGTTGACGACGAAGAATTATTAGAATTAGTAGAAATGGAAGTTCGTGACTTATTATCTGAATACGACTTCCCAGGAGATGATACTCCAATCGTTGCTGGTTCAGCATTAAAAGCTTTAGAAGGCGACGCTTCTTACGAAGAAAAAATCTTAGAATTAATGGCTGCTGTTGATGAGTATATCCCAACACCAGAACGTGATACTGACAAACCATTCATGATGCCAGTTGAGGACGTATTCTCAATTACTGGTCGTGGTACTGTTGCTACAGGACGTGTTGAACGTGGACAAGTTCGTGTTGGTGACGAAGTTGAATTAGTAGGTATCGCTGAAGAAACTGCTAAAACAACTGTAACAGGTGTTGAAATGTTCCGTAAATTATTAGATTACGCTGAAGCTGGAGATAACATTGGTGCTTTATTACGTGGGGTAGCTCGTGAAGATATCCAACGTGGACAAGTATTAGCAGCTCCAGGAACTATCACTCCACATACAAAATTTAAAGCTGAAGTTTACGTTTTATCTAAAGAAGAAGGTGGACGTCATACTCCATTCTTTACAAACTACCGTCCTCAGTTCTACTTCCGTACAACTGACGTAACTGGTGTTTGTCAATTACCAGAAGGAACTGAAATGGTAATGCCTGGTGATAACGTAGCTATGGATGTTGAATTAATTCACCCAATCGCGATCGAAGACGGAACTCGTTTCTCTATTCGTGAGGGTGGACGTACTGTTGGTTCAGGCGTTGTAACTGAAATCGTAGGTTAA
- the rpsJ gene encoding 30S ribosomal protein S10, producing MAKQKIRIRLKAYEHRVLDQSAEKIVETAKRTGAEVSGPIPLPTDRSVYTVIRATHKYKDSREQFEMRTHKRLIDIVSPTPKTVDALMKLDLPSGVNIEIKL from the coding sequence ATGGCAAAACAAAAAATTCGTATCCGTTTAAAAGCGTATGAACATCGTGTATTAGATCAGTCTGCAGAGAAAATTGTAGAAACAGCAAAAAGAACAGGTGCTGAGGTTTCTGGACCAATTCCATTACCAACTGACCGTTCAGTTTATACAGTAATCCGTGCGACACATAAATACAAAGATTCACGTGAACAATTCGAAATGCGTACTCACAAACGTTTAATTGATATTGTGAGCCCAACACCAAAAACAGTTGATGCTTTAATGAAGCTAGACTTGCCAAGCGGTGTAAATATTGAAATTAAATTATAA
- a CDS encoding type Z 30S ribosomal protein S14, which yields MAKKSMIAKNKRPAKFSTQEYTRCERCGRPHSVYRKFKLCRICFRELAYKGQIPGVKKASW from the coding sequence GTGGCTAAAAAATCAATGATTGCTAAAAATAAACGCCCAGCAAAATTCTCAACTCAAGAATATACTCGTTGTGAACGTTGTGGACGTCCACATTCAGTTTATCGCAAATTTAAACTTTGCCGTATTTGCTTCCGTGAACTTGCCTATAAAGGACAAATTCCCGGCGTGAAGAAAGCAAGCTGGTAA
- the rpsE gene encoding 30S ribosomal protein S5 translates to MANLDARQFDLEDRVVAINRVSKVVKGGRRLRFAALVVVGDRNGHVGFGTGKAQEVPEAIRKAVEDAKKNLIEVPMVGSTIPHEVIGSFCGGRILMKPAVAGSGVAAGGPVRAVLELAGISDITSKSLGSNTPVNVVRATVEGLSRLKRAEEVAELRGISVDELIG, encoded by the coding sequence ATGGCTAATTTAGATGCTAGACAATTCGACTTAGAAGACCGCGTAGTAGCTATTAACCGCGTATCTAAAGTTGTTAAAGGTGGACGTCGTCTACGCTTTGCTGCTTTAGTAGTAGTTGGAGATAGAAATGGTCACGTTGGATTTGGTACTGGTAAAGCTCAAGAAGTACCTGAAGCAATTCGTAAAGCAGTAGAAGATGCTAAGAAAAACTTAATCGAAGTACCAATGGTAGGCTCAACAATTCCTCACGAAGTGATTGGATCATTCTGTGGTGGACGTATCCTTATGAAACCTGCTGTTGCCGGTTCTGGGGTTGCAGCTGGTGGACCAGTGCGTGCCGTCCTTGAGTTAGCGGGTATTTCTGATATTACAAGTAAATCATTAGGATCAAACACACCTGTCAACGTTGTTCGCGCAACTGTTGAAGGTTTAAGTAGACTAAAACGTGCAGAAGAAGTGGCTGAACTTAGAGGCATTTCTGTTGACGAACTAATCGGATAA
- the rpsQ gene encoding 30S ribosomal protein S17, which produces MTQERNERKVYTGRVVSDKMDKTIVVVVETKKTHKIYGKRVKYSKKYKAHDENNVAKTGDIVKIMETRPLSATKRFRLLEVVEEAVII; this is translated from the coding sequence ATGACTCAAGAAAGAAATGAACGTAAAGTTTATACTGGACGCGTAGTTTCCGATAAAATGGATAAAACTATCGTTGTTGTAGTAGAAACAAAGAAAACTCATAAGATTTATGGTAAGAGAGTTAAATACTCTAAGAAATATAAAGCTCATGATGAAAACAATGTAGCAAAAACGGGAGACATCGTTAAAATTATGGAAACTCGTCCATTGTCTGCGACAAAACGCTTCCGTTTATTAGAAGTTGTAGAAGAAGCAGTAATTATTTAA
- the rplB gene encoding 50S ribosomal protein L2 — protein MAIKKYKPTTNGRRNMTGSDFAEITTSKPEKTLLQPLSKNAGRNNQGKITVRHQAGGHKRQYRLIDFKRNKDNVVGTVKTVEYDPNRSANIALIHYTDGVKAYILAPKGIQVGAQISSGPDADIKVGNALPLNNIPVGTVIHNIELKPGKGGQLIRSAGTSAQVLGKEGKYVLVRLNSGEVRMILGTCRATIGTVGNEQHELINIGKAGRNRWLGKRPTVRGSVMNPNDHPHGGGEGKAPIGRPSPMSPWGKPTLGYKTRSKKAKSDKLIVRRRKTK, from the coding sequence GTGGCGATTAAAAAGTATAAACCTACCACAAATGGTCGTCGTAACATGACTGGTTCTGATTTTGCTGAAATCACAACTTCTAAACCAGAAAAAACGTTATTACAACCATTAAGCAAAAACGCTGGACGTAACAACCAAGGTAAAATCACTGTACGTCATCAAGCGGGTGGACACAAACGCCAATACCGTTTAATTGATTTTAAACGTAATAAAGATAATGTGGTTGGTACTGTAAAAACAGTTGAGTACGATCCAAATAGATCTGCTAACATTGCATTAATCCATTACACTGACGGTGTGAAGGCATATATTTTAGCACCAAAAGGCATCCAAGTAGGTGCACAAATTTCTTCAGGACCAGACGCGGATATCAAAGTAGGGAATGCTCTACCATTGAACAACATCCCAGTTGGTACTGTTATCCATAACATTGAGTTAAAACCTGGTAAGGGTGGACAATTAATCCGTTCTGCTGGAACTAGCGCTCAAGTGTTAGGTAAAGAAGGAAAATATGTATTAGTTCGTTTGAATTCAGGGGAAGTTCGTATGATTTTAGGGACTTGTCGTGCAACAATCGGTACTGTAGGTAACGAACAACACGAATTAATCAACATTGGTAAAGCTGGTCGTAATCGCTGGTTAGGTAAACGTCCTACTGTACGTGGTAGCGTAATGAACCCTAACGATCACCCACACGGTGGTGGTGAAGGTAAAGCACCTATCGGACGTCCATCTCCAATGAGTCCATGGGGCAAACCAACACTTGGATATAAAACGCGTAGTAAAAAAGCTAAATCAGATAAACTTATTGTACGTCGTCGTAAAACTAAATAA